The Chitinophaga pinensis DSM 2588 region GCAATATGGACATCATTCAATCTCTCCTTAAAGAAATGGAACAGGAAGCACAAACCACCCGTAAGATGCTTTCTATCATTCCGGAAGACAAGTTCAACTGGCAACCCCATCCAAAAAGCATGTCTGTGATCAGACTCGCCACGCACATCGCCGAGCTTCCAGGCTGGGTAAGCATGGTGCTGGATACAGCAGAACTGGACTTCGCCACTGCCCCTTACGATCCTAAAGTGATCACCAATGTAAAAGAATTATTGGCCTATTTCGAAGAAACCCTGGCCGCCGGAAAAGCAAGACTGGAGAAAGCACAGCTGCCTGAACTGAATGAACAATGGATCCTGAGAAATGGGGAAGATATCTATAGCAAATCCACCAAAGCTGAATTCATCCGCATCAGCTATTCCCAGATCGTACACCACAGGGCGCAATTAGGTGTAGACCTCCGCCTCCTGGATGTTAAAATCCCGGGTAGTTATGGTCCAAGTGCAGATGAACAATTCGAAGTACTGGAGAAAGCATAAGTATGTATTATCATGTAGGTGCTCGTTATGGTAGACTAAGCACTACAGTAAATAAGACAGCAACGCCTGATCATAATGATCAGGCGTTCTCTTATTGATGGTTGCCGTTATTGTTTAACACTC contains the following coding sequences:
- a CDS encoding DinB family protein yields the protein MDIIQSLLKEMEQEAQTTRKMLSIIPEDKFNWQPHPKSMSVIRLATHIAELPGWVSMVLDTAELDFATAPYDPKVITNVKELLAYFEETLAAGKARLEKAQLPELNEQWILRNGEDIYSKSTKAEFIRISYSQIVHHRAQLGVDLRLLDVKIPGSYGPSADEQFEVLEKA